A single genomic interval of uncultured Desulfobacter sp. harbors:
- a CDS encoding 2-oxoacid:ferredoxin oxidoreductase subunit beta: protein MSDTQFDIKKYLRTQFFPQMWCPGCGHGTVMGALLRAIGDLGLDNNDVSVVSGIGCSSRIGGYLDFNTAHTMHGRALPTATGVKLANPNLKVIVPFGDGDSTAIGGNHFIHACRRNIDITAIIMNNRIYGMTGGQYSPMSGRGVKASTAPYGVPDRSFDLVELAKGAGATFVARTTVYHAKEAQNTIRKAIEHKGFSVVEILSMCPTQFGRKNKAGEAPQMMEWYKDNTVPMGSKKLEENPDLIQRGVFVDEEALEYCDAYQELVIDKVMKKG from the coding sequence ATGAGCGATACACAATTTGATATCAAGAAATATTTGCGGACTCAATTTTTCCCCCAGATGTGGTGTCCGGGTTGTGGACACGGAACTGTCATGGGCGCACTGCTCAGGGCGATCGGTGATCTGGGATTAGACAACAATGATGTTTCCGTAGTCTCCGGTATCGGATGTTCTTCAAGAATCGGCGGTTATCTGGATTTTAACACCGCACATACCATGCACGGCAGAGCCCTTCCTACCGCCACAGGTGTTAAGCTTGCCAACCCCAACCTGAAAGTTATTGTCCCCTTTGGTGACGGTGACTCCACGGCCATCGGCGGCAACCACTTTATCCATGCCTGCAGAAGAAATATCGATATTACAGCCATCATCATGAACAACCGGATCTACGGCATGACCGGCGGACAGTATTCACCCATGTCCGGTCGTGGTGTAAAAGCAAGTACAGCCCCCTATGGTGTTCCCGATCGTTCCTTTGATCTGGTGGAACTGGCCAAGGGCGCAGGCGCCACTTTTGTGGCAAGAACTACCGTTTACCATGCCAAAGAAGCCCAGAATACAATCAGAAAAGCCATTGAACACAAAGGCTTTTCAGTGGTTGAAATTCTGTCCATGTGCCCAACCCAGTTCGGCAGAAAGAACAAGGCCGGTGAGGCGCCCCAGATGATGGAATGGTACAAGGACAATACCGTACCCATGGGTTCCAAAAAACTGGAAGAGAATCCGGATCTTATTCAACGCGGCGTTTTTGTGGATGAAGAAGCACTCGAATATTGCGACGCTTACCAAGAACTCGTCATTGACAAGGTAATGAAGAAAGGATAG
- a CDS encoding response regulator has protein sequence MNKKKVFPGGYDILLAEDDKINQVVVTGYIKNLNLGRVEIVENGKEAVKMFCSHRFDFILMDGEMPEMNGIDATLKIRAIEKDKNLLRTPIIALTAHSTAEDRADFLKSGMDEFLKKPLSPEALTKAVQNVVRKRVNHVKSGEEIEEKTPPGDGPHLEGHIDLQELKRIMRSKKSLLENCFQVFESTYPALIVKITTCIEKNEYDELKNNAHRLKGMLKYLAAHNAATLAGQLESMGVSRSTTISSADITVQTLSDECLKITDCIKQVLEGDFS, from the coding sequence ATGAATAAGAAAAAGGTGTTTCCAGGTGGGTATGATATTTTACTGGCTGAAGATGACAAAATAAATCAGGTGGTTGTCACAGGTTATATTAAAAATTTGAATTTAGGCCGGGTTGAAATTGTAGAAAACGGCAAAGAGGCGGTAAAGATGTTTTGTTCCCATCGCTTTGACTTTATTTTAATGGATGGGGAGATGCCGGAAATGAACGGCATTGATGCCACCCTTAAAATCAGAGCCATTGAAAAAGACAAAAATCTGTTACGCACACCGATTATTGCCCTGACGGCCCATAGTACGGCGGAGGACAGGGCGGATTTTCTAAAGAGTGGTATGGATGAATTTTTGAAAAAACCCCTTAGTCCGGAAGCGTTAACCAAAGCGGTTCAGAACGTTGTCCGGAAAAGGGTTAACCATGTAAAATCCGGTGAGGAAATTGAAGAAAAAACTCCCCCCGGAGATGGCCCCCATTTAGAAGGTCACATAGACCTGCAGGAACTAAAACGGATCATGAGAAGCAAGAAATCTCTTTTAGAAAACTGCTTTCAGGTCTTTGAATCGACCTATCCGGCTCTTATTGTAAAAATTACCACTTGTATTGAAAAAAATGAGTATGATGAATTAAAAAATAATGCGCATCGTCTGAAGGGTATGCTGAAATATTTGGCAGCGCATAATGCCGCAACGCTTGCAGGGCAACTCGAATCAATGGGCGTTTCCAGGAGCACTACTATTTCAAGTGCAGATATCACTGTTCAAACATTAAGTGATGAGTGTCTTAAAATTACAGATTGTATCAAGCAGGTATTGGAGGGGGATTTTTCCTGA
- a CDS encoding 2-oxoacid:acceptor oxidoreductase subunit alpha, with protein MTQNIQFIPGSDACIEGALYAGCDFFAGYPITPSSEVAEGLAAALPKRGGKFIQMEDEIASMACIIGAALAGKKVMTATSGPGFSLKQEGIGYACMSETPCVIANIQRGGPSTGNPTHVAQGDTMQARWGSHGDHSIIAMTASNLQDVFKITVEAFNLAEQYRTPVILMFDEATQHLREKVVIPEPGEIEVVDRIRTKIPVGEQYYPYRTDENGQRPMSDFGAGHRFHVTGLHHNLLGFPDVSPANVDALIHHLVEKIDSKANELARYKEYYMDDADYVIVAYGTTTRSAIQAAEDYRNQLGIKVGVLELQTVWPFADDIVREKCANAKAVIVAEMNMGQIVNEVKRVVTQPEKVFFSNRVDNQIIKPADIKAALKMISGKGV; from the coding sequence ATGACTCAAAATATCCAATTTATTCCAGGAAGCGATGCTTGCATTGAAGGCGCCCTTTATGCTGGGTGTGACTTTTTTGCAGGTTATCCGATCACGCCGTCTTCAGAAGTCGCAGAAGGTTTAGCTGCTGCACTTCCCAAAAGAGGTGGCAAATTTATCCAGATGGAAGACGAAATCGCTTCCATGGCCTGCATTATTGGTGCAGCCCTTGCCGGAAAAAAAGTCATGACCGCAACCTCCGGCCCGGGTTTTTCCTTGAAGCAGGAAGGTATCGGATACGCCTGTATGAGTGAAACCCCCTGTGTCATCGCAAATATCCAGAGAGGCGGGCCATCCACAGGTAACCCCACCCATGTAGCCCAGGGTGACACGATGCAGGCCAGATGGGGCTCCCATGGCGACCATAGCATTATTGCCATGACAGCTTCCAACCTCCAGGATGTATTTAAAATTACGGTTGAAGCGTTTAATCTCGCCGAACAATACAGGACGCCTGTTATTCTTATGTTTGATGAGGCCACCCAGCACCTGAGAGAAAAAGTGGTCATTCCCGAACCCGGCGAAATCGAAGTTGTAGATAGAATTAGAACCAAGATTCCCGTAGGTGAACAATACTATCCCTATCGTACCGATGAAAACGGCCAGCGTCCCATGTCCGATTTCGGTGCAGGCCATCGTTTCCACGTGACCGGCCTTCATCATAACCTTTTGGGATTTCCCGACGTCAGTCCTGCAAATGTCGACGCCCTGATCCACCACCTGGTAGAGAAAATCGATAGCAAAGCCAACGAGCTTGCCAGGTACAAAGAATACTACATGGATGATGCCGACTATGTCATCGTTGCCTATGGTACTACAACCAGGTCCGCCATCCAGGCTGCCGAAGACTATCGGAATCAGTTAGGAATTAAGGTCGGCGTATTAGAACTTCAAACCGTCTGGCCCTTTGCAGATGACATTGTCAGGGAAAAATGTGCCAATGCCAAGGCCGTGATTGTGGCTGAAATGAATATGGGCCAGATTGTCAACGAGGTAAAACGTGTTGTGACTCAGCCTGAAAAGGTTTTCTTCTCTAACCGGGTTGACAACCAAATCATCAAGCCGGCTGACATTAAAGCTGCTTTGAAAATGATTTCAGGAAAGGGGGTATAG
- a CDS encoding response regulator gives MFFSTVFAGVSTASDVDAAMPSTAKRILILHSYHKGFSWTDNIETGIRTALEGEPVEIFSEYLDSKRQPLEAAGSYCLEYLNRKYKTLPIDLLILSDNNALTFLHHYKKILFPDVPIVFCGINNFQPSLLDGFENRITGVVEKTDPVRTLQLIRLLQPKAERLYLITGTTPTGEAVQKEVEAALTVDNFGFTPVWLRGLSTVELQQKLGAVSPADAVFLVLFNRDKDGVYYSYETAAELVDRATFAPIYGMWDFYLNHGIVGGMLASSRDQGQTAGELAFEILQEKSIPPVITNSPNAPIFLWDKLHSHGLNPDLLPQDAEIRNRPDSKIWLVAIAAGLGMLLLALAGYSLIKLFSRTDLSFSRSMPDVFRSNLRQALILLSIVLVTGLAVQSWFAAKDEMAQIRQNIFNERKDLIRTMVNRAMDYINYERQRLAQKGASIEDIKKQIIQGLETYVYAQGEGYIFVVTDKGIGLLNRVQPELIGKDLSDTTDPNGIKVVQSLIGAAGKAGGGFVQYKWNKPSFGRGVPKISFARKINDWGWVIGSGLYLDDVENNIQSFGRQLRNKFFVELLIIFSLTLSVIFLLRMASRRLTASVDKELSLLQKAIADHDVNAADYTFHEFQAIAEMADDSFKELVRTQASLMEVESRQREILEHLDAGVVIISQADHVIRYVNPTAAKLIGTDRDKIVGHEYTQYICPTEKGAFPVADFGQAMDNSRQMLFSTAGDEIPIIKTVRPFTYNGQPAFLETFVDITEQHKAEDALRQERDLFAAGPVITISWSPESHWPVTFVSKNVAQILGYTPEQMMEGSFRYLELIHPDDLKQVGNEIAGYIKDGTLHFEQTYRLCTRNGDYRWFYDFTRLLRDDTGSVVQVHSYMVDQTDYVNAQMQISKERERLANVIRGTDVGTWEWNVQTGETVFNERWARICGYSLGEMSPVSIDTWRHLAHPDDLKRSEIFLERHFSGELEFYDAECRMKHKNGHWVWVQDKGRVISRTQDGKPLMMFGTHTDITERKQAQKKLQQSLMETEQANAALKKARNKLMTVNEHLKNQTELATQMAAKAEKATRAKSEFLANMSHEIRTPMNGIIGMTGLLLDTDLSDEQHLFIGNIKTSADALLTLINDILDFSKIEAGKLDMEILDFELSSFLDDFARMMALKAHEKDLELICAASPEVPELLQGDPGRLRQILINLTDNAIKFTKTGEVVIEAHLKHETKEEVLIYFSVKDTGVGIPADKQDLLFEQFTQVDASITRKYGGTGLGLAISKKLAQLMGGDIGVISPVPDISHWESTDFESHPSDSLHSGSLFWFTAQFKKQPVSETGDHQKTMPDRLKNSRILIVDDNRTNREILVRQLSGIAADVSEAADGKAALEKLQRAAQENMFYDLAILDMQMPGMTGAELGLAIKNEPFGADVKLVMMLNIGRRRDVQYFDSIDCSAYLTKPVRHSELADTLVTILSCESAGKEKNGRIRHFVGELKQPHVRILLAEDNITNQIVAKGILEKFGYYVDAVANGIEAVRSLEKIPYDLVLMDLQMPELDGLEATRMIRNGASKVIHPNIPVIAMTANAMAGDREKCLNAGMDDYISKPVDPIILAEKIETWLNRIQPRNQEQPTVDQKKNARPESGTFNPEELMANLMEDRQLIASAIGTFLEDMPGQIDMLKELIKQGQTQKAGAQAHKIKGASGYVAAGAFHKTALTMEQAGKAGNLKGLEQLLPEIGEQFSRLKSDLEDYLAGLTASDY, from the coding sequence GTGTTTTTTTCAACCGTTTTTGCTGGGGTTTCCACAGCCTCTGATGTAGACGCTGCCATGCCCTCCACCGCAAAACGTATATTAATATTGCATTCTTATCACAAAGGATTTTCCTGGACCGACAATATCGAAACAGGTATTAGAACGGCGCTGGAAGGTGAGCCGGTTGAAATTTTCAGCGAGTACCTGGACAGCAAGCGGCAGCCGCTGGAAGCAGCAGGCTCTTACTGTCTTGAATACCTGAACCGGAAATACAAAACCCTTCCCATTGATCTGTTGATCCTGTCCGACAACAATGCGTTGACGTTCCTTCATCATTACAAGAAGATACTTTTTCCTGACGTTCCGATTGTTTTCTGCGGCATCAACAACTTTCAGCCGTCGCTCCTTGACGGATTTGAGAATCGCATCACCGGCGTGGTGGAAAAGACTGACCCCGTCCGGACTCTCCAACTGATTCGCCTGCTCCAGCCAAAAGCAGAAAGGCTTTACCTTATTACCGGGACAACCCCCACCGGTGAAGCCGTCCAAAAAGAGGTGGAAGCGGCTTTGACGGTCGACAACTTTGGGTTTACACCGGTGTGGCTTCGCGGATTGTCCACGGTTGAACTTCAACAGAAGCTGGGAGCGGTTTCTCCGGCTGATGCTGTTTTTTTGGTGCTCTTTAACCGGGATAAAGATGGTGTCTACTACAGCTATGAGACGGCGGCAGAGCTGGTCGACCGCGCTACGTTTGCCCCGATATACGGCATGTGGGATTTTTACCTAAACCATGGCATTGTCGGCGGCATGCTGGCAAGTTCCCGGGACCAGGGACAAACCGCCGGGGAACTTGCATTTGAGATATTACAGGAAAAAAGTATTCCTCCTGTAATCACAAACAGTCCCAATGCCCCGATTTTTTTGTGGGATAAGCTCCATTCCCATGGTTTAAATCCGGATCTACTGCCACAGGATGCGGAAATACGTAACCGGCCGGATTCAAAAATATGGCTCGTTGCCATTGCCGCCGGGCTGGGGATGTTGCTGTTGGCACTGGCGGGGTACAGCCTGATCAAGCTGTTTTCAAGGACGGATCTCTCTTTCTCCCGGTCTATGCCTGACGTATTTCGCAGCAATTTGCGCCAGGCACTTATTCTTTTGAGCATCGTTCTGGTGACAGGTCTGGCTGTTCAATCCTGGTTTGCTGCTAAAGATGAGATGGCGCAGATACGCCAAAACATTTTTAATGAAAGAAAAGATCTGATCCGGACCATGGTCAATCGGGCTATGGATTATATCAACTATGAGCGTCAACGCCTGGCCCAAAAAGGTGCCTCAATTGAAGACATTAAAAAACAAATAATTCAAGGTCTGGAAACTTACGTTTATGCCCAGGGGGAGGGGTATATTTTTGTTGTCACTGATAAAGGAATTGGACTGCTTAACCGGGTCCAGCCGGAACTGATCGGCAAAGACCTCTCGGACACCACTGATCCCAACGGTATAAAAGTCGTACAGAGCTTGATCGGCGCGGCCGGTAAAGCCGGCGGCGGATTTGTTCAATATAAGTGGAATAAGCCCAGTTTTGGCCGCGGGGTGCCGAAAATTTCGTTTGCACGGAAAATCAATGACTGGGGCTGGGTGATTGGAAGCGGGCTGTATCTGGATGATGTTGAAAACAACATTCAGTCCTTTGGAAGGCAGCTGCGCAACAAGTTTTTTGTGGAACTTTTAATTATTTTCAGCCTGACATTAAGCGTGATTTTCCTTTTAAGAATGGCCTCCCGCCGTTTGACCGCAAGCGTTGATAAAGAGCTTTCCCTGCTTCAGAAAGCCATTGCAGACCATGATGTCAATGCGGCTGATTATACCTTTCATGAATTTCAGGCCATCGCAGAGATGGCGGATGACAGTTTTAAAGAATTGGTCCGAACCCAGGCGTCCCTGATGGAAGTGGAATCCCGGCAGCGGGAAATTCTTGAACATCTGGATGCCGGTGTGGTTATCATCAGCCAGGCCGATCATGTGATCCGTTACGTTAATCCTACAGCCGCAAAACTCATCGGTACAGATCGGGATAAGATCGTCGGCCATGAATACACGCAATATATCTGCCCGACAGAAAAAGGCGCTTTCCCGGTCGCCGACTTTGGCCAGGCGATGGACAACAGCCGGCAGATGCTTTTCAGTACAGCCGGCGATGAAATTCCGATTATCAAAACCGTCCGGCCTTTTACTTACAACGGGCAACCGGCTTTTTTGGAAACTTTTGTGGATATTACGGAGCAGCATAAAGCAGAAGATGCCCTTCGCCAGGAGCGGGATCTTTTTGCGGCAGGGCCGGTCATCACCATTTCCTGGTCGCCTGAAAGTCACTGGCCCGTGACCTTTGTATCTAAAAATGTCGCCCAGATTCTGGGGTACACGCCGGAGCAGATGATGGAAGGCTCTTTTAGATATTTGGAATTGATACACCCTGATGACCTGAAGCAAGTAGGTAATGAAATCGCCGGATATATTAAAGACGGCACGTTACATTTTGAGCAAACCTACAGGCTTTGTACCCGGAACGGCGACTACCGCTGGTTTTATGACTTTACCCGTCTGCTGCGTGACGACACCGGAAGTGTTGTTCAAGTTCATAGCTATATGGTCGACCAGACCGATTATGTAAATGCACAGATGCAGATTTCCAAAGAACGTGAACGCTTGGCCAACGTTATTCGGGGAACGGATGTCGGAACCTGGGAATGGAATGTTCAGACCGGAGAAACAGTATTTAACGAACGATGGGCCCGGATCTGCGGTTATAGCCTTGGGGAGATGTCGCCTGTTTCCATTGACACCTGGAGGCATCTTGCGCACCCTGATGATTTAAAAAGGTCAGAAATTTTTTTAGAACGGCATTTTTCAGGGGAATTGGAATTTTACGATGCTGAATGCAGGATGAAGCATAAGAACGGACACTGGGTCTGGGTGCAGGATAAAGGCCGGGTGATCTCCAGAACCCAGGATGGTAAGCCGTTAATGATGTTCGGTACCCATACCGATATCACCGAACGTAAACAGGCCCAGAAGAAGCTGCAGCAGTCTTTAATGGAAACCGAGCAGGCCAACGCGGCGCTTAAAAAAGCCAGAAACAAATTAATGACCGTTAATGAACATCTGAAAAACCAGACAGAACTGGCAACACAGATGGCGGCCAAGGCTGAGAAGGCAACCCGGGCAAAAAGTGAGTTTCTGGCCAATATGAGCCATGAAATCCGGACGCCCATGAATGGTATCATCGGTATGACGGGCCTGTTGCTGGATACGGATCTTTCCGATGAACAACATCTTTTCATCGGCAATATTAAAACCAGTGCCGACGCTCTTTTGACCTTGATTAACGATATCCTGGATTTTTCAAAAATTGAGGCCGGCAAACTGGATATGGAAATTTTGGATTTTGAATTGTCATCCTTTCTGGATGATTTTGCCCGGATGATGGCCCTGAAAGCCCATGAAAAAGATTTGGAGTTGATCTGCGCAGCATCGCCCGAAGTACCGGAATTGCTCCAGGGAGATCCGGGCCGCCTTCGCCAAATCCTGATCAATCTGACCGATAATGCCATTAAGTTTACCAAGACCGGTGAGGTGGTGATAGAGGCCCACCTCAAACATGAAACCAAAGAAGAGGTCCTGATTTACTTTTCCGTAAAGGACACCGGTGTGGGGATACCTGCGGACAAACAAGATCTTCTGTTTGAACAGTTTACCCAGGTGGATGCCTCCATTACACGCAAGTACGGCGGCACAGGGCTGGGACTTGCCATATCTAAAAAACTGGCACAACTGATGGGTGGAGATATCGGCGTTATCTCACCGGTCCCCGACATCAGCCACTGGGAAAGCACCGACTTTGAAAGCCACCCATCAGACAGCCTCCATTCAGGTAGCCTGTTTTGGTTTACGGCCCAATTTAAAAAACAGCCGGTATCTGAAACCGGCGATCATCAGAAAACTATGCCGGATAGACTGAAAAATTCCCGTATTTTAATCGTTGATGACAACCGAACCAATCGGGAAATATTAGTGAGACAATTAAGCGGCATAGCTGCAGACGTGTCTGAAGCGGCAGATGGTAAGGCCGCTCTGGAAAAATTACAGCGTGCGGCACAGGAAAATATGTTTTATGACCTTGCGATATTGGATATGCAGATGCCCGGCATGACCGGGGCCGAGCTTGGCCTGGCCATCAAAAATGAGCCGTTTGGGGCAGACGTTAAACTGGTGATGATGCTGAACATAGGCCGGCGTAGGGATGTGCAATATTTTGACTCCATCGATTGTTCAGCATACCTTACCAAACCGGTGCGTCACTCGGAACTTGCCGATACCCTGGTGACCATCCTGTCATGTGAATCGGCCGGCAAGGAAAAAAATGGCCGGATCCGGCATTTCGTTGGTGAACTCAAGCAGCCCCATGTGAGGATTCTTCTGGCAGAAGACAATATCACAAATCAGATCGTTGCAAAGGGGATTCTGGAAAAATTCGGTTATTATGTGGATGCCGTAGCAAACGGTATCGAAGCGGTCCGTTCCCTTGAAAAAATTCCATATGACCTGGTGTTGATGGATTTGCAGATGCCGGAACTGGACGGACTTGAAGCCACCCGGATGATCCGCAATGGGGCCTCCAAGGTTATTCACCCGAATATCCCGGTGATCGCCATGACGGCCAATGCCATGGCCGGTGACCGGGAAAAATGCCTGAATGCAGGCATGGATGATTATATCAGCAAACCGGTTGATCCGATTATCCTGGCTGAAAAAATTGAAACGTGGCTCAATCGCATCCAGCCCCGGAACCAGGAACAGCCAACCGTGGATCAGAAAAAAAATGCGAGGCCTGAGTCGGGTACCTTTAATCCAGAGGAATTGATGGCCAACCTCATGGAAGACAGGCAGCTCATTGCCTCCGCCATCGGAACCTTCCTTGAAGACATGCCGGGGCAAATCGATATGCTTAAAGAACTGATCAAACAGGGGCAGACGCAAAAAGCCGGTGCCCAAGCCCATAAAATAAAGGGTGCGTCCGGTTATGTGGCCGCAGGCGCTTTTCATAAAACCGCTTTAACAATGGAACAGGCCGGCAAAGCTGGGAACCTGAAGGGCCTTGAGCAGCTTTTGCCGGAAATTGGTGAGCAGTTTTCCAGACTTAAGAGCGATTTGGAGGATTATTTGGCCGGTCTTACGGCATCAGATTATTAA
- a CDS encoding 2-oxoacid:acceptor oxidoreductase family protein, protein MESTGIVFTASGGQGVITTAIILARAATIFEGKNAIQSQSYGAAARGGATRADILISEGNIYYPKVEAADVFVALMQEGYDKYASVIKPGGLMIIDPRYVKPSNVNAKIVELPMYDTVVKEIGKPIVYSVCVVGALIGMTGICKPESAISVIEDAMPPAFFDMNKKALEVGITLGKNAA, encoded by the coding sequence ATGGAATCAACAGGAATTGTTTTTACAGCTTCTGGCGGACAAGGGGTCATCACTACAGCCATTATCCTTGCCAGAGCAGCTACAATCTTTGAGGGCAAAAATGCTATTCAGTCCCAGAGCTACGGAGCTGCTGCCCGTGGCGGCGCTACCCGTGCCGACATTTTAATTTCAGAAGGCAATATTTATTACCCCAAGGTTGAAGCGGCTGACGTTTTTGTCGCTCTGATGCAGGAAGGCTATGATAAATATGCCTCCGTCATTAAACCAGGCGGCCTCATGATAATTGACCCAAGGTATGTTAAACCTAGCAATGTGAATGCCAAGATCGTAGAGTTGCCCATGTATGACACTGTTGTTAAAGAAATCGGAAAACCGATTGTTTACAGTGTTTGTGTAGTTGGGGCTCTGATCGGTATGACAGGCATTTGTAAACCCGAATCAGCCATAAGTGTTATCGAGGATGCCATGCCCCCAGCTTTCTTTGACATGAACAAGAAAGCTCTTGAAGTTGGTATAACTCTGGGAAAAAATGCTGCTTAA
- a CDS encoding ferredoxin family protein has protein sequence MAKGKSVTHVINRDWCKGCGICVHFCPKQVLELDSSEKAVAARPDDCIACKLCELRCPDLAIEILIEKEGE, from the coding sequence ATGGCAAAAGGAAAATCCGTCACACACGTTATTAACAGAGACTGGTGCAAGGGGTGCGGCATTTGCGTTCACTTCTGCCCCAAACAGGTTCTGGAACTGGACAGCAGTGAAAAAGCTGTGGCAGCCCGCCCCGACGACTGCATTGCATGCAAGCTTTGCGAACTTCGGTGCCCTGATCTGGCAATTGAAATTTTAATTGAAAAAGAAGGGGAATAA